One genomic region from Pseudomonas hormoni encodes:
- a CDS encoding Ig-like domain-containing protein: MSTVAVTGVSVAPKNSSVVVGSTRNISATVSPSNATDKSVTWESSNPAVASVSASGVATGLTAGTTSITGTTKDGSFSDACTLTVTA, encoded by the coding sequence CTGAGCACAGTAGCTGTTACTGGCGTATCCGTTGCCCCTAAGAACTCTTCAGTAGTTGTAGGTTCCACTCGGAACATCTCGGCAACGGTCTCTCCGTCTAATGCAACTGATAAGTCTGTCACTTGGGAATCCAGTAACCCAGCAGTGGCCTCAGTGTCTGCCTCTGGTGTAGCAACGGGTTTAACAGCCGGTACTACAAGCATCACAGGTACTACTAAAGATGGCTCCTTCTCGGATGCCTGTACTTTAACAGTTACCGCATAA
- a CDS encoding capsid assembly protein produces MSADVYASFGVNNAVISSNDISEHEQNMLALDVSARDGDDSLNLNDPEQPELLEEEQEEEQEEEEESEEEGEEEEQEEPEEGDFKPLGEPSEELTKASQQIDDYAAGFDQMRAQAVKAGLPEVVADRIESEYEENGTLSEDSYVQLEKAGYSRGFVNSFMQGQEALAETFIGKIMDFAGGKEQFQRICKHLQANSPDAAEMLADAISRQDLGAIRTTINLGMASQTKKFGKSPSRTLNRRAAAPAGRSVAGPEGYTSQADMIKDMGSRQYREDASFRAKVEARVAVSNW; encoded by the coding sequence ATGTCCGCTGATGTATATGCGAGTTTTGGTGTTAACAATGCTGTGATCAGCTCGAACGATATTTCTGAGCATGAACAAAACATGCTTGCTCTTGATGTAAGCGCCCGTGACGGCGACGACAGCTTGAACCTCAATGACCCGGAACAACCGGAATTGCTCGAAGAGGAACAGGAAGAAGAGCAGGAAGAAGAGGAAGAGTCCGAAGAAGAAGGCGAAGAGGAAGAACAAGAGGAACCCGAAGAGGGCGACTTTAAACCCCTTGGCGAGCCCTCTGAGGAACTTACCAAAGCTTCTCAACAGATCGACGATTACGCGGCAGGCTTTGACCAAATGCGCGCCCAGGCTGTTAAGGCGGGTCTTCCTGAAGTCGTGGCGGATCGCATTGAATCCGAGTACGAAGAAAATGGGACGCTCTCGGAAGACTCTTATGTTCAACTTGAGAAAGCCGGTTATTCCCGTGGCTTCGTCAATAGCTTCATGCAGGGCCAAGAAGCTCTTGCGGAAACCTTTATTGGCAAGATCATGGACTTTGCAGGCGGTAAGGAGCAATTCCAACGTATCTGCAAGCATCTTCAGGCAAACAGCCCTGATGCAGCGGAAATGCTGGCAGATGCCATTTCTCGGCAAGACCTTGGCGCTATCCGCACGACCATTAACCTGGGTATGGCGAGTCAAACTAAGAAGTTCGGCAAGAGCCCTTCAAGGACTTTGAATCGTCGAGCTGCTGCACCTGCTGGCCGTAGTGTTGCTGGTCCTGAAGGCTACACCTCACAGGCTGACATGATTAAAGATATGGGTTCCCGTCAGTACCGCGAAGACGCATCTTTTCGAGCAAAAGTTGAAGCCCGTGTAGCGGTTTCTAACTGGTAA
- a CDS encoding portal protein has product MASTARTGLGEESAVAAYNRLKNDRQPYETRAENCAKVTIPSLFPKSSDNASTNYTTPWQAVGARGLNNLSAKVMLALFPLQSWMKLKVSEWQAKQLVADPQQLAVVEQGLGMVERILLSYMESNSYRVTLFELIRQLALAGNGCLYLPPPDASDTGYNPMKLYPLPSYVVQRDAFGNVLQIVTLDKVAYAALPEDVRNALSAEGETKPEEEIEVYTHVYLDEESGDYLSYQEVNGEEVDGTDGQYPREACPWIPVRWTKRDGEHYGRSHCEEYLGDLTSLENLHEAMIKFSMIASKVVGLVNPNGSTQVRRLTKAQTGDFVAGRKADIEFLQLEKTADFSVAKSVADAIEGRLAYVFMLNSAVQRSGERVTAEEIRYVASELEDTLGGVYSILSQELQLPIVRILLTQLQATAQIPDMPKEAVEPTVSTGLEALGRGQDLDKLQQFFTGLQAIAPLSQDPDINMSNLKIRLANAIGMDTSGLLLTDADKAKRQAEEMVAQGGQQAAAGMGAGLAAQATASPENLQGAMDATGVEMTPIGA; this is encoded by the coding sequence ATGGCCTCTACGGCTCGAACTGGTCTCGGGGAGGAAAGTGCAGTTGCAGCCTACAACCGGCTGAAGAACGACCGACAACCCTACGAGACCCGCGCTGAAAATTGCGCAAAAGTCACCATCCCTTCGCTGTTCCCCAAGTCTTCCGACAACGCCTCAACAAACTACACGACGCCCTGGCAAGCCGTAGGCGCCCGAGGTCTTAACAACCTGTCCGCAAAAGTGATGCTCGCTCTATTTCCGCTACAAAGCTGGATGAAGCTGAAAGTCTCTGAATGGCAGGCAAAGCAGCTTGTGGCAGACCCGCAGCAACTGGCCGTCGTTGAGCAAGGCTTGGGCATGGTTGAGCGCATCTTGCTTAGCTATATGGAATCGAACAGCTACCGGGTAACGCTCTTTGAGCTAATCCGACAGCTTGCCCTGGCTGGTAACGGCTGCCTGTACCTTCCGCCGCCTGACGCTTCCGATACGGGCTACAACCCAATGAAGCTCTATCCGCTGCCATCGTATGTGGTCCAGCGTGACGCCTTCGGGAACGTCTTGCAGATTGTCACCTTGGATAAGGTCGCTTATGCGGCACTGCCTGAGGATGTTCGAAACGCTTTGTCTGCCGAAGGGGAGACCAAGCCGGAAGAAGAGATTGAGGTCTACACCCACGTTTACCTTGATGAAGAGTCGGGGGATTACCTGAGCTATCAGGAGGTGAACGGCGAGGAAGTAGACGGGACCGATGGGCAATATCCGCGTGAGGCCTGTCCCTGGATTCCAGTGAGATGGACCAAGCGCGACGGCGAGCATTACGGCCGGTCGCACTGTGAGGAATATTTGGGTGACCTGACCTCATTAGAGAACCTGCACGAAGCCATGATTAAGTTCTCCATGATCGCCTCTAAGGTGGTCGGATTGGTGAACCCCAACGGCTCTACCCAGGTCCGGCGATTAACCAAGGCCCAGACGGGGGACTTCGTAGCGGGCCGTAAGGCTGACATCGAATTCTTGCAGCTTGAAAAGACAGCTGACTTCTCGGTAGCCAAGTCCGTAGCGGATGCCATTGAGGGCCGCTTGGCCTATGTCTTCATGCTCAACTCGGCGGTTCAACGATCCGGCGAACGTGTGACAGCTGAAGAGATTCGGTATGTCGCAAGCGAACTGGAGGACACCTTGGGAGGCGTTTACTCGATTCTCTCCCAGGAACTGCAACTGCCTATCGTGCGAATCCTACTTACCCAGCTTCAGGCAACCGCCCAGATTCCAGACATGCCTAAGGAGGCCGTAGAGCCAACGGTAAGCACTGGTTTGGAAGCACTCGGACGAGGCCAGGACCTGGACAAGCTTCAACAATTCTTCACCGGTCTACAGGCCATAGCGCCGCTATCCCAAGACCCAGATATCAACATGAGCAATCTCAAGATTCGCTTGGCTAATGCTATCGGCATGGATACCTCTGGTCTTCTTCTTACCGACGCTGACAAGGCCAAACGGCAGGCAGAAGAGATGGTTGCCCAAGGTGGGCAGCAGGCAGCAGCAGGCATGGGGGCGGGTCTCGCAGCTCAGGCAACAGCATCCCCAGAGAACCTACAAGGCGCAATGGACGCAACAGGCGTCGAGATGACACCGATAGGCGCTTAG
- a CDS encoding DUF5476 domain-containing protein → MCFKSKVKTPKQDPNAIIAPAPVNLEEPKGVEFGSDVSKDDGGENDGIGSLKVEKSAKDTGDGSSTASVKAPASTSKKSNTAVKRALQRTT, encoded by the coding sequence ATGTGTTTTAAATCCAAGGTCAAGACACCAAAGCAAGACCCTAACGCAATCATTGCGCCCGCCCCTGTGAATCTCGAAGAGCCTAAAGGCGTTGAGTTTGGGTCGGATGTCAGCAAAGACGATGGTGGGGAAAACGATGGTATCGGAAGTTTGAAAGTCGAGAAGAGCGCAAAGGATACCGGTGACGGTTCCTCTACAGCGTCCGTAAAGGCCCCAGCTTCGACCAGCAAGAAATCTAACACCGCCGTAAAGCGCGCCCTTCAACGAACAACATAA
- a CDS encoding phage protein produces the protein MIQETLDDPENIPDMPNASAQYLMVRCNYSYLQRTGVIDDLRKAGYSEQYILGFVDGLGSVPELCELMMSQRNATNEDDD, from the coding sequence GTGATTCAGGAAACTTTGGATGACCCGGAGAACATACCGGATATGCCAAACGCTTCAGCTCAATACTTAATGGTTCGTTGTAACTATTCGTATCTTCAGCGGACAGGGGTTATTGATGACCTCCGAAAAGCTGGTTATTCCGAACAATACATTCTTGGGTTCGTGGACGGTTTGGGCTCTGTGCCTGAGCTGTGTGAACTCATGATGTCCCAACGAAACGCAACTAATGAGGATGACGACTAA